The following coding sequences lie in one Anopheles maculipalpis chromosome X unlocalized genomic scaffold, idAnoMacuDA_375_x X_unloc_29, whole genome shotgun sequence genomic window:
- the LOC126566759 gene encoding uncharacterized protein LOC126566759 — MGSDTDSDRSYLDSEERAIFEASLKKRRIIHRRALSPRVVMKPIDVSPGTLAAYKGKPPSALAETEEDQPSGLPAPADPMVVVISSPEPSLMMEGEKPEASAARKRTAPVTPPIPSPRRVASPETTAAAVRPGALNVTSEGASQQLEKLLAKLDQLTERLEASERENQALRRELELYRMGTRTVLELHSSAVGTGLGNQAVSQPGPSKRTARRSEQRARAEARKTSAHGPAHQRLLELQDTMRAEIMEEGQRQQRFGGQESRSQQDQLQSADRKKQPRASYRDALTTGWQVVGERRNRGAPKPPPQQQQRPQPPRAPQRAAQPTPRATRRRPDAILVIPAEGVSFADMYRPIRTAPALEDAQKFIRIGKRTPKGNLRMELTREVDSKALCERIQGVLGALGTAKVLTEMAEVIVRNVDHLTQEETLKEALRGALAKEPTVASIRMWELPDATKRARIRLARAEAEAIMGRTQALLIDHSACRMERVPRLAASQRRCFRCLERGHLAAFCTGVDRSQCCIRCGESGHRAAQCKKEVRCMRCGGPHRIAALSCRGGGRTGV, encoded by the coding sequence ATGGGTTCCGATACGGACAGCGACCGGTCGTATCTGGACTCAGAAGAGCGAGCAATCTTCGAGGCCTCTCTAAAGAAGAGGCGCATCATCCATAGAAGAGCGCTATCGCCAAGAGTGGTGATGAAACCCATTGATGTTTCACCGGGAACGTTGGCAGCCTACAAAGGCAAGCCACCCTCTGCTCTAGCGGAAACAGAGGAGGACCAACCTTCGGGCCTGCCGGCACCCGCCgacccgatggtggtggttatcTCCTCTCCAGAGCCATCTCTAATGATGGAAGGGGAGAAACCGGAGGCGAGTGCGGCGAGAAAGAGGACCGCACCCGTAACACCACCAATCCCGTCACCACGCAGGGTTGCGTCACCCGAAACGACGGCTGCTGCCGTCCGCCCGGGAGCCCTCAACGTGACGTCGGAGGGAGCCAGCCAGCAGCTGGAGAAACTGTTGGCGAAGCTGGACCAACTGACGGAGCGGTTGGAAGCAAGTGAGCGGGAGAACCAGGCTCTGAGACGAGAGCTGGAGTTGTACCGGATGGGGACACGGACGGTGTTGGAGTTGCACTCCTCCGCGGTGGGTACGGGCTTGGGAAACCAAGCGGTATCCCAGCCCGGACCCAGCAAGAGGACCGCGAGGCGGTCCGAGCAACGCGCGCGGGCGGAGGCCCGAAAAACATCAGCACACGGTCCTGCCCACCAGCGACTgctggaactgcaggacactatGCGCGCGGAAATCATGGAGGAGGGGCAAAGACAGCAGCGGTTCGGTGGCCAAGAGAGTCGGTCACAACAGGACCAGCTCCAGTCGGCCGATCGAAAGAAGCAGCCCAGGGCCTCTTATAGAGATGCCTTAACCACTGGGTGGCAGGTGGTGGGCGAGAGGCGCAATCGAGGTGCgcccaaaccaccaccgcaacaacagcagcggccGCAGCCGCCACGGGCACCACAACGCGCTGCCCAACCCACCCCTAGGGCCACAAGGCGTCGACCAGACGCTATCCTGGTAATTCCGGCGGAAGGAGTCTCCTTCGCCGATATGTACCGCCCTATCAGGACCGCCCCTGCGCTGGAGGACGCGCAGAAGTTCATCCGCATCGGCAAGCGTACGCCGAAGGGGAACCTCCGGATGGAGCTTACACGTGAGGTCGACTCTAAAGCACTATGCGAACGTATCCAGGGCGTCCTCGGTGCCCTGGGGACGGCAAAGGTGCTGACGGAGATGGCGGAGGTAATCGTCCGCAATGTCGACCACCTCACGCAGGAGGAGACTCTGAAGGAGGCACTACGAGGGGCTCTCGCTAAAGAGCCGACAGTGGCCTCCATAAGGATGTGGGAGCTGCCGGACGCCACCAAACGAGCTCGCATTCGTCTGGCGCGGGCGGAGGCGGAAGCAATCATGGGCAGGACACAAGCCCTGCTCATTGACCATTCCGCCTGCCGGATGGAGCGCGTTCCGAGGCTGGCGGCCTCTCAAcgacgctgcttccgctgtctCGAAAGAGGCCATTTGGCGGCCTTCTGCACTGGCGTGGACAGGAGCCAGTGCTGCATCAGATGCGGCGAGAGCGGCCATCGAGCAGCTCAGTGCAAAAAGGAAGTACGCTGTATGAGGTGTGGCGGCCCTCATCGCATTGCCGCGCTCAGCtgcagaggaggaggacggACGGGCGTGTGA